The sequence ATCGACGGGGTTGCGCGCGGGCTCGTCGTCCTCGATCCTGAGATCGCCGGCTCGATCCACCGCCTGCTCAACGCCTGGATTCCGCCGTTGAGCCCGTCGCAGTATGACGTGCTCGCCTTGATGGCCCAGGGCCTCGGCAACGCGGCGATCGCGCAGGCCCTGCACTTGCCCGAAAAGTCGGTGGAAAGCCAGGTCAATCAGATTTACCACCATCTCCGGCTCCACCGCGGCGTGGACGCAAAGCATCGTCGGGTCGAGGCGGTGCTCCGGTATCTCCGTGAGGGCTCCGCTCACACCAGGCCGGACCGAGCCTAACGCCGGCTTTTTGTCGTAAGGTCGCCCCCACCCGGTACCGTAGAAATCGTTGAATTTATCCGTCTATATCTGCGCGATTAAGGGAACAATGGTTGCTGTTAGTGCTCGCCTTCACGAACGGGCAAACCTGGGGCAATCCAGGGACGCAAAGCCACGGGGCCCTCCAACAGGGGTCAGCCGGGCTGCCGAAGGGGGTGGGTAGTGGCTCGACCCCGCCAGCGCAGCGTTGCAGTCCTCCTGCTTGTCATTTCGGCCGCGTATTTCGTGGGCCCCGGTATCGTGGCCGGTTCGGCCCAATCGTCCCCCAACATAGGGTCCGTCGTGATCTCCCTCGGTCAGCGTGCCTCTCAGAGCGTCGACGAGCCAAGTGCGGAGCAGCAACTGCTCGACATGCTAAATGCCGTGCGCGCGCAACGCGGCCTCCGCCCGTTGCGGATGGACCGCGCGCTCCAATCGGTGGCGCGGGCGCATTCGCGCGACATGGCGACGGGGGGCTATATTGGTCACGGGTCCGTTTCGGGCGGGTCCTTTGTCGACCGGCTGTCTGGCGTGGTCTCCCGGGGCCTCGTGGGCGAGAACGTCGCGTTCGCGGTCAACCCCCCGACGGCGCATCGCGCGCTGGTCGCGAGCCCCCTGCATCTTGAGAATATGCTGGAGCCGCGGTTCCACCGCGTGGGCGTCGGCGTCTGTTCGGCGGGACAGATGGGCGTAGCGGTGACGCAGGATTTCGCTGAGTAGCGGGCCCGGCCGTCGCGGTCGGGGTGGGAAGGGGGAACGACGCCGAGACGGTCGTGCGTCCGTCCCGCCTCTTCGAGATTGCGAGAGTCCCCCTGCACTCGTGGAGGCGGACGAGGATATCGCCGAGGGCCGGCCGGATGGCCTCACCGGCGTTCGTCACCGTCAGCACCAGGGCCGGCCCGGCCGATCGCGTCACCGTCGCCTCGACGCGTCCGGAGGCCGTCTTCGCCGCGTGCGCGAGGAGCGCTTCCGCGGTACGGTAGACCGCCAGGCGCAGCGTCTCGGGCAGCCGGTTTTGAAACGGATCGTCCATCTCGCCCACGGCCGGATCGACGCGCAGCGCAATATCTACGGCCGGACGGTGCCGCTCCGCGAGGGCCTCGAGGGCGGGCGTGACGCTCATGCGGATGATGAGCGGGTAGAGCCGTCTTGTCGTTTCACCGATATCCCGCTCGCCGATGCGCTCGAGTTCGATCCGAGCGCTCTCGACGACGCCCGCCACCTTGGCCGGGTCCGCGGCCAGCAGGTGCCGGCTCTCGCCGAGTCGGTGCGCGATCGCAATCAGCGCGGCGTGCGTGCCGTGCAGCAGGGCGGCGGCGTCCCGGCGCGCCCGCTCTTCGTCCGCGATGAATTCCCGCGCGTCCTCTTCGAGTTCGACGACGAGCGACGCGAGGCGCGCGAGTCCTCGATACAGACGCGCCTGGACCGGCCGGGGCCGGCGCGCGGTGAGGAAGGCCAGCGCGCCTGCGACCCCGCGATGGCTTCGCAAGGGTACCACCGTCGCGTAGCCGGCCGCCGCCTGGCCCCGGGGCGAGCCCTGCGCGTATGCGCGCAGCGGTGCGGAGACAACGTGTCCCTTCACGTAGACCCGCCGGGCGTAGACATTGGCGTCGGCCCGCGGCGGGGTGGTCCACACGGCGGAGGCCCGGCGCGGCCGGCCGGTTCGTGGTGAAGCCGCGACGGCGATCGTCCACACACGCAGCGAGCCGGGTTCGACCCGGCTCAGGACGGCCCCGCGGGCCCCGGATAACTCCCGGGCTAAGTGCGCCAGTTTCTGGTACACTGCAGCGTAGTGCCGTGTGCTGCTACCCATGGTGCAGGGTTTTCACGGCCATCAATCGAACACCTGCGCGCATTCGACAGCGCGACCGCAACTTGACCCTCATCCGAAGCAGGGTGGTAGCATGCCCGTTGACACCGCGCTAGACAAGGTCACGATTGTCGTCGTCGAGGACGAGGATCTGTACCGGGACCTCCTCGTGAACGCCCTCTCCTCGGTGCCCTCGTTCAAGGTGCTGGGGGCGCTGGCCGACGCCGAGGCGGCACAGCGGGCGATCTTGGAGCTTCGGCCCAAGGTCGCGACCCTCGACATCGAGCTGAAAGGCGGGGTCAGCGGCGTGCAGGTCGGTCTGGCCGTGAAGAGCCAGCTCCCGGAGACCGGCATTGTGTGGCTCTCCAGTCACGCCGAGCCGTACTTCGCCGTTTCGCTGGCGCGCGAGATCACGGCCGGGTGGGCCTACCTGCTGAAGCAATCGGTGGCCGACATCGGCGCGCTGGTCCGCGCCATCGAAGGCGCCGCCCGCGGCTTTGTGGTGCTCGATCCGGAGATCGTCCGCGGGATTCCCAAGAAAGTCACGGGTGACCTCGCCGTGCTGACGCCCCGGCAGCGCGAAATTGTCGCGCAGATGGCACAGGGGTACACCAACGCCGGGATCGCCCAGACGCTGTATATCACCGAGAAGTCGGTGGAGAATCAGATCAACCAGATTTATCAGCGGCTGGAGATCGACCGGCAGAACGCCTCGATTCAGCCGCGGGTGCGGGCCGTCCTCAAGTATCTCGAGGCGATTCGGGCATAAGCAGGGTCCTTCTGACGAGGGCGACGAGGTCCTCGAGCCCGAGGTTGGTCTTGATCGCGTACGCTGCGGCCCCCGCGTTGAGCGCCTGCTGCACGTCCGAATCCTGTCCCAGGTTCGTCAAGATGACGACCGGAATGCGCGCCGTGGCCGCGTCGTCCTTCAGGACTTTGAGCACTTGGTGGCCCTGCAGCCCCGGCATGACGAGATCGAGCAGGATGAGGTCCGGCGGCTCCGCGGCCACCGCGCGCAGAGCCTCGTCGCCGTTGGGGACGGCGACGACCCGGAACCCGCGCAGGCGCAGGGCGCTTTCCGCCGCTTTCCGCAGCAGCCGGTCGTCCTCGACCAGCAGGATCGTCGGGCCGCCGTCGCCCCTGCGCGGGCCGGGGGCCACGTCAGGAGGCCGTGATGAGACGCCGGACGCGCCCCCGCAGGTCCTCGAGGGACAAG is a genomic window of bacterium containing:
- a CDS encoding response regulator transcription factor encodes the protein MPVDTALDKVTIVVVEDEDLYRDLLVNALSSVPSFKVLGALADAEAAQRAILELRPKVATLDIELKGGVSGVQVGLAVKSQLPETGIVWLSSHAEPYFAVSLAREITAGWAYLLKQSVADIGALVRAIEGAARGFVVLDPEIVRGIPKKVTGDLAVLTPRQREIVAQMAQGYTNAGIAQTLYITEKSVENQINQIYQRLEIDRQNASIQPRVRAVLKYLEAIRA
- a CDS encoding response regulator yields the protein MAPGPRRGDGGPTILLVEDDRLLRKAAESALRLRGFRVVAVPNGDEALRAVAAEPPDLILLDLVMPGLQGHQVLKVLKDDAATARIPVVILTNLGQDSDVQQALNAGAAAYAIKTNLGLEDLVALVRRTLLMPESPRDT